In one window of Vibrio pelagius DNA:
- a CDS encoding helix-turn-helix domain-containing protein → MATLHITQSRYNQRIANHCKDMVQSKLGNVQEFQDLERAASLDKTHYAETIYKFIESVSELLGEDDLGFTLGVKLFEEDYDDGKLNKQFLTSVVQVFTNNTVMSNYASYHIDIVSDRLILGLIRQKAVRHTSRHIDELFIGYFISMLRHYAPEYAPTKVITQSRSSLLIPDEQQIRLQVMNGRYDVSINIPIYWVTDLSIDRGDVKPIVDTRSVEVEGSLETIRALCKSHVTDPCWSVNKLAEECHLSVRTLQRLLSTKKVTFRGLMLEEKLNYAMQKLDETSNPKEVASELGFSNVTAFGRFFKKKSGKTITDYINK, encoded by the coding sequence TTGGCAACACTGCATATTACACAAAGTCGGTATAACCAAAGAATTGCTAACCATTGTAAAGATATGGTTCAGAGCAAACTCGGGAATGTACAGGAATTCCAAGACTTAGAACGCGCAGCTTCATTAGATAAAACTCATTACGCAGAAACGATTTATAAATTTATCGAATCAGTAAGTGAGCTGTTGGGTGAAGATGATTTGGGGTTCACATTAGGCGTTAAGCTATTTGAAGAGGATTACGACGACGGTAAACTCAATAAGCAGTTTCTGACCAGTGTTGTTCAAGTCTTTACTAATAATACCGTCATGTCGAATTATGCCTCTTATCACATAGATATTGTCAGCGACCGCCTTATTCTAGGCCTAATAAGGCAAAAAGCCGTGCGGCATACTAGTCGACATATCGATGAATTATTTATTGGCTATTTCATTTCAATGCTTCGTCACTATGCTCCTGAATACGCACCAACCAAAGTCATTACTCAATCACGAAGTTCATTGCTGATACCCGATGAACAACAAATCAGGCTCCAAGTAATGAATGGTCGTTATGATGTCTCGATAAATATCCCAATTTATTGGGTTACCGACCTGTCAATTGATCGGGGAGACGTCAAACCAATTGTCGATACTCGATCTGTTGAAGTCGAAGGCTCACTAGAAACAATTCGAGCACTTTGTAAAAGTCACGTTACTGACCCATGCTGGTCGGTAAATAAGCTGGCTGAGGAGTGCCACCTTTCAGTCCGAACGCTGCAGCGTTTATTGTCTACCAAGAAGGTAACTTTTCGAGGTTTAATGCTTGAAGAGAAACTCAATTACGCAATGCAAAAGCTCGACGAAACTTCAAACCCAAAAGAGGTAGCTTCTGAACTAGGTTTCTCAAATGTTACAGCTTTTGGTCGTTTCTTCAAAAAAAAGAGCGGAAAAACAATAACTGATTATATTAATAAATAG
- a CDS encoding diguanylate cyclase: MMKKSLLVKMLILCSLNILLICNLALVLGNQYKTNNENNLNHLLIIELQLDVDLLRLYLQNYAYYQDASSLNELIELQERLSVSWNQRNKFVSNNLHDILNQLEDLLQNEVKFNKEKRLKVEKIKLVERDSIIKSRMNILVQEMQQFLNQTHKKSIQNEKSQLVSIMKYYTPALIILSITSVIVAFLLLKSFIKGSKSLNLGFKHLRDGTLDYSINKDGLDKEFQEICNEFNDMTRLLHQNVVSKQSMRLEIESQTKLLKQQKRRLQLLAEKDPLTGVLNRRVLERELVKSMDKSDRTGLNLAVVFIDLDRFKEINDTYGHDAGDIVLQEVSKRLIESTRKTDIISRFGGDEFVVVLDLLTCEEKTTKIVYKILSEICKPIEYDGNQLSVGASIGVAFYPKDGRDVLKLADKAMYEAKLSEQSKVVLYKDDELGYNQAI; this comes from the coding sequence ATGATGAAAAAGTCACTGCTTGTTAAAATGCTTATTCTTTGCAGCCTAAACATTTTGTTGATATGTAACTTAGCTTTAGTTTTAGGGAATCAATACAAAACTAATAACGAGAATAACCTTAATCACCTATTGATTATAGAACTTCAGTTGGATGTAGACCTTTTACGATTATATCTTCAAAATTATGCCTACTACCAAGATGCGAGTAGTTTAAATGAACTGATCGAGTTACAGGAACGATTGAGCGTATCATGGAATCAAAGGAATAAGTTTGTATCAAACAACCTTCATGATATATTAAATCAACTTGAAGATTTACTGCAAAATGAAGTCAAATTCAATAAAGAAAAACGACTCAAAGTAGAAAAAATTAAACTGGTCGAGAGAGATAGCATAATAAAGTCCAGAATGAATATTCTAGTTCAAGAGATGCAGCAGTTTTTAAATCAAACACATAAAAAATCAATACAAAACGAAAAGTCGCAACTAGTCAGCATTATGAAATACTACACACCGGCTTTGATAATACTATCGATAACATCAGTTATTGTTGCTTTCTTGCTTCTCAAGAGCTTCATCAAAGGCTCCAAATCTTTAAATCTGGGCTTTAAACACTTAAGAGATGGAACACTGGATTACAGCATAAATAAAGATGGATTAGATAAAGAATTCCAAGAAATATGTAATGAATTTAATGATATGACGAGATTACTGCATCAGAATGTCGTCAGCAAACAATCAATGCGTTTGGAAATAGAGTCGCAAACAAAATTACTCAAACAACAGAAAAGAAGACTTCAATTACTGGCTGAAAAAGACCCTTTGACAGGCGTTTTAAACAGGCGGGTATTGGAGCGTGAGCTTGTTAAGTCGATGGACAAAAGTGATCGCACAGGGTTAAACCTAGCCGTGGTTTTCATTGATTTAGACAGATTTAAAGAAATTAACGATACTTATGGGCATGATGCTGGCGATATAGTCCTACAAGAGGTATCGAAAAGGCTGATTGAAAGCACAAGAAAAACAGATATTATTAGCCGTTTTGGAGGGGATGAATTTGTTGTTGTATTGGATTTACTTACATGTGAAGAGAAGACAACTAAAATAGTATACAAAATTCTTTCGGAAATTTGTAAGCCAATTGAATATGATGGAAACCAGTTATCGGTAGGTGCGAGTATTGGTGTTGCTTTCTACCCCAAAGATGGAAGAGATGTGTTGAAGCTTGCTGATAAAGCGATGTATGAAGCAAAATTAAGCGAGCAGTCTAAAGTCGTTTTATATAAAGACGATGAATTAGGTTACAATCAGGCAATTTAA
- a CDS encoding DUF3299 domain-containing protein has protein sequence MRVLRICVSLLLMSIASTSFANESKIEYDYGYDGQQFLSWRSLILPTTTLENPFQGMPYQQLDTLRTYTTLTERLNTQRTEFSDEALKSFETARDQAAAQLKDEGLDAEELYQTRNAIMAQREHQMNNPNPLVVGKKWKMAGFMAPVEFDGLHVTKFFMVPIAGACIHTPAPPPNQIVMVEYEKGIELKDLYSGFWVEGVLESEAVTEVASYYDGESDVDAIYTMKAKEFHFFE, from the coding sequence ATGAGAGTTTTACGAATTTGCGTTTCATTACTATTAATGAGCATCGCATCGACGAGCTTTGCAAATGAATCCAAAATTGAATATGACTATGGATATGATGGCCAACAATTTCTCAGTTGGCGCTCACTCATCTTGCCAACGACAACTTTGGAAAACCCTTTTCAAGGAATGCCTTACCAGCAACTCGATACGCTCCGCACTTATACAACGTTAACAGAAAGGCTTAATACCCAACGAACCGAATTTAGTGACGAAGCGCTGAAATCATTTGAGACCGCACGTGACCAAGCGGCAGCGCAGCTTAAAGACGAGGGTCTGGATGCTGAGGAGTTGTACCAAACTCGTAATGCGATCATGGCACAACGTGAACATCAGATGAATAACCCAAATCCATTGGTTGTCGGTAAAAAGTGGAAGATGGCGGGATTCATGGCACCAGTCGAATTCGATGGTTTGCATGTCACTAAATTCTTCATGGTTCCAATAGCCGGAGCTTGTATTCACACCCCGGCACCACCTCCAAACCAAATTGTCATGGTTGAGTATGAAAAGGGCATAGAACTTAAAGATTTATATAGCGGTTTTTGGGTTGAAGGCGTTCTTGAATCGGAAGCTGTTACTGAAGTGGCATCGTATTACGACGGCGAAAGTGATGTTGATGCAATTTACACAATGAAAGCAAAAGAGTTCCATTTTTTCGAATAA
- a CDS encoding ABC transporter substrate-binding protein, producing MAVSETPLSAPFFVAQQQGMFRDNGLDVKIIPCFGGVKCADLLKNKSVDYATASETVVLFQYDKNNNVEIVSSFVKSYNDMKLLTLEPVGLKEIKDLSNKKVGIVKGSASEFYFDLQLISQSLQGIPVERIYLEPNNVIPALLSYQIDAVSIWEPYGFLSKVKSTVPVNNIGMSNIHQLSFNLIRKKKEIYDLDKEVALLDSLSNAIDWMHENKESTIFLVSNKLDVNIDQIKWGWDDYLFLLTNDISLISNMQAQYRWSIINKKLNNKNLDIRNIITRTSYDIYQKKVYE from the coding sequence GTGGCCGTTTCTGAAACTCCACTAAGCGCTCCATTTTTTGTCGCGCAACAACAAGGTATGTTCAGAGATAACGGACTAGATGTAAAAATTATCCCTTGTTTTGGTGGGGTTAAATGCGCTGATTTACTGAAAAACAAATCGGTTGATTACGCTACTGCTTCTGAAACCGTCGTACTTTTCCAGTACGATAAAAACAACAATGTTGAGATTGTATCGAGTTTTGTCAAATCTTATAACGACATGAAACTCCTGACACTTGAACCAGTTGGATTGAAAGAAATAAAAGATCTATCCAACAAAAAAGTGGGAATAGTAAAAGGTAGCGCCAGTGAATTTTATTTTGATCTTCAGTTGATATCGCAGTCATTGCAAGGGATTCCTGTTGAACGGATTTATTTAGAACCGAATAATGTAATACCCGCACTTCTATCCTATCAAATAGATGCAGTTTCAATTTGGGAACCTTATGGATTTTTGTCTAAAGTGAAGTCTACCGTTCCCGTAAATAATATAGGGATGAGTAACATTCATCAGCTATCTTTCAATCTAATCAGAAAGAAAAAAGAAATCTACGATTTAGATAAAGAGGTGGCGTTGCTAGATTCATTGTCAAACGCTATAGATTGGATGCATGAAAATAAAGAATCCACTATTTTTTTAGTTTCCAATAAATTAGATGTCAATATTGACCAAATAAAATGGGGCTGGGATGATTATTTATTTTTACTAACTAACGATATTTCATTAATTTCAAACATGCAAGCTCAATATCGATGGTCAATTATAAATAAAAAATTGAATAATAAAAACCTAGATATCAGAAATATTATCACGAGAACAAGTTATGATATTTATCAAAAGAAGGTTTATGAATGA
- the napG gene encoding ferredoxin-type protein NapG: protein MKSSKPKFSEGRRRFLRDTARTAAGVGAAATVLGLQSMQSKARDTTGLPVRPPGALEGEAFESACVRCGLCVQACPYDTLKLATLLSPLPSGTPYFNARDIPCEMCEDIPCVVECPTGALDPLLKDIDDARMGTAVLIDHENCLNWRGLRCDVCYRVCPLIDKAITLEHVRNDRTGYHAKLIPTVHSDACTGCGKCEQACVLDVSAIKVIPTNLAMGKLGEHYQLGWEEVDRDLNNAPVEDVIPTDALESLNSLKKGNL, encoded by the coding sequence ATGAAGTCATCGAAACCAAAATTCTCTGAAGGTCGTCGCCGCTTTCTGCGTGACACCGCAAGAACCGCGGCAGGGGTCGGCGCTGCGGCAACTGTGCTTGGGTTGCAATCCATGCAAAGCAAAGCGCGAGATACAACTGGTCTTCCAGTGAGACCGCCAGGCGCATTAGAGGGCGAGGCGTTTGAATCGGCCTGTGTGAGGTGTGGTTTGTGTGTTCAAGCTTGTCCCTACGACACGTTAAAATTGGCAACACTGCTTTCGCCACTCCCTTCTGGGACTCCCTATTTTAATGCTCGAGATATTCCTTGCGAGATGTGTGAAGACATCCCTTGTGTGGTGGAATGCCCAACCGGTGCATTGGACCCACTACTTAAAGATATCGATGATGCGCGAATGGGTACGGCGGTATTGATCGACCACGAAAACTGCCTTAACTGGCGTGGTTTGCGTTGTGATGTATGTTATCGAGTATGTCCGTTAATCGATAAAGCGATCACATTAGAGCATGTCCGCAATGATCGAACCGGATACCACGCGAAGTTGATCCCAACCGTTCACTCTGACGCTTGTACTGGCTGTGGTAAGTGTGAACAGGCGTGTGTTCTTGACGTATCTGCAATTAAGGTGATTCCGACCAACTTAGCTATGGGTAAGTTAGGTGAACATTACCAGTTAGGCTGGGAAGAGGTCGATAGAGATCTCAACAACGCGCCGGTTGAAGATGTGATTCCCACTGATGCACTTGAGTCTCTAAACTCCTTGAAGAAGGGGAATCTATAA
- a CDS encoding metal-dependent hydrolase family protein: MKVSNKVLSTTALAVAMALASPLALAETSSYLIKNARIFDGQSEKLTKPKSVLVEGNKITKISSSIKAPEGAEVIDAAGKTLSPGFIAVHEHMMSALSFGEIFTKDTRYKAYVATTTAETYLMNGFTSIRDVAGNTFSLKDAIDTGYIQGPRIYPSGPMISQTSGHSDHRFQSDGNAMKGGTWDTMEREGDMLILDGVPEVLKGVREVLRQGASQIKIAVGGGTGSYADPLDTVQFTPAEIKAATDAAGDWNTYVTAHVYNSDGIRRAVDNGVKCIEHANLIDEDTLRYMMDNDVWLSPQVIVYTYIPRGYTEDQAAKHREAFSGIDNLFRTAKKIGYDKIAFGTDIITDPEMMKRANEEFRHRTEWFTPAEVMKQATYNSAQLLAMSGPRNPYPGKLGVIEEGALADILLIDGNPLEDIEVVVNPTDNLKLIMKDGEIFKNTL; encoded by the coding sequence ATGAAAGTATCTAACAAGGTCCTCTCTACTACAGCACTTGCTGTGGCAATGGCGTTGGCCTCACCTCTCGCACTAGCAGAAACATCTTCATACCTAATCAAAAACGCGCGTATTTTTGACGGCCAGAGCGAGAAACTAACTAAGCCTAAGTCAGTGTTGGTTGAAGGCAACAAGATCACGAAAATTTCGTCATCAATCAAAGCACCAGAAGGCGCAGAAGTTATCGATGCAGCGGGTAAAACGCTTTCTCCAGGTTTTATTGCTGTACACGAGCACATGATGAGTGCGCTGTCTTTCGGTGAAATCTTTACTAAAGACACTCGTTACAAAGCGTACGTTGCAACAACGACTGCTGAAACGTACCTGATGAACGGCTTCACCTCTATTCGTGATGTTGCTGGTAACACGTTCTCGCTAAAAGATGCCATCGACACTGGTTACATCCAAGGCCCACGTATCTACCCATCAGGGCCAATGATTTCTCAAACGTCTGGTCACTCTGATCACCGTTTCCAGTCTGACGGTAACGCAATGAAAGGCGGTACTTGGGATACGATGGAGCGTGAGGGCGATATGTTAATCCTTGATGGTGTGCCTGAAGTTCTTAAAGGTGTTCGTGAAGTTCTACGCCAAGGTGCATCTCAAATCAAGATCGCAGTAGGTGGCGGCACCGGTTCATACGCTGATCCTCTAGACACGGTTCAGTTCACTCCGGCTGAAATTAAAGCCGCGACGGACGCAGCAGGCGACTGGAACACTTACGTAACAGCACACGTTTACAACAGTGACGGTATCCGCCGCGCAGTTGACAATGGTGTTAAGTGTATTGAACACGCAAACCTAATCGACGAAGACACACTACGTTACATGATGGATAACGATGTATGGCTATCTCCACAGGTAATCGTATACACCTACATCCCTCGTGGCTACACGGAAGATCAAGCGGCGAAGCACCGTGAAGCATTCTCAGGTATTGATAACCTCTTCCGCACAGCGAAGAAGATCGGTTACGACAAGATTGCATTCGGTACTGACATCATCACTGACCCTGAAATGATGAAGCGTGCGAACGAAGAGTTTCGTCATCGTACAGAGTGGTTCACTCCAGCTGAAGTTATGAAGCAAGCGACCTACAACTCTGCGCAGCTTCTAGCGATGTCTGGTCCACGTAACCCGTACCCAGGGAAATTAGGTGTTATCGAAGAAGGCGCACTAGCAGACATCCTTCTAATCGACGGTAACCCACTAGAAGACATCGAAGTTGTGGTTAACCCAACTGACAACCTAAAACTTATCATGAAAGACGGCGAAATCTTTAAGAACACGCTTTAA
- a CDS encoding DcaP family trimeric outer membrane transporter: MRIKHLTLACSLAMLSTSSIAASQASDIDFHFSGSINTVLLYDTDVAGVGINIPGTALLAAPSENSDTKIDASLSQIRFGTSQTLADGSGLRSHVVMDFNENNDSGMSPRLREAYVAWTMEQGQLLAGQTWSTYMDLRNIPQSVAEATVSGAAFMRQPLVRWTQNSGEFKYDIALESSTNDGINIPNEVADKLDKSGSSPAIALAAEWANQSAWVRATSVFNELRVTNEGDTHRQWGYGVQLSAGWDITAQDRITLLGNVGEGTDRYLVGLAGVGATWNETSQELDLRGTRTLLSTYTRAWQDDLKSIFAYGKVSAEPLDNQSEVNPVTLNSTQYGMANLLWSVTPNLTLGGEYSYSKYKLYDSTERDNHRVMLGMNWQY; encoded by the coding sequence ATGAGAATTAAGCACCTTACCTTAGCATGTTCGCTAGCTATGTTGAGTACCAGCAGTATTGCAGCCTCTCAAGCATCTGATATCGACTTTCACTTCAGCGGCTCTATCAATACCGTACTTTTGTATGACACCGACGTGGCAGGCGTGGGCATCAATATTCCAGGTACTGCCTTATTAGCAGCACCAAGTGAGAATAGTGATACAAAAATAGATGCCTCACTATCGCAAATCCGTTTTGGCACATCACAGACACTGGCAGATGGCTCTGGTCTTCGTTCACATGTGGTGATGGACTTTAACGAAAACAATGACAGCGGTATGTCACCACGCCTGCGTGAAGCCTATGTTGCTTGGACAATGGAGCAAGGCCAATTACTGGCAGGTCAAACTTGGTCTACTTACATGGATTTGCGCAACATTCCCCAATCGGTTGCAGAAGCTACTGTAAGTGGCGCTGCGTTCATGCGTCAGCCTTTAGTTCGTTGGACACAGAATTCAGGTGAGTTTAAGTACGACATCGCACTTGAAAGTAGCACCAATGACGGTATCAACATCCCGAACGAAGTCGCTGACAAACTCGATAAATCAGGTTCTTCACCAGCCATAGCCTTAGCTGCAGAGTGGGCTAACCAAAGTGCTTGGGTGCGAGCTACGAGCGTGTTTAATGAACTGCGTGTTACCAATGAAGGAGACACACATCGTCAGTGGGGTTACGGCGTTCAGCTCTCTGCTGGATGGGACATCACCGCTCAAGATCGAATCACGCTTCTTGGTAATGTCGGTGAAGGTACTGACCGCTACCTAGTCGGTTTAGCTGGCGTCGGCGCCACTTGGAATGAAACCAGTCAAGAGCTGGATCTGCGTGGCACTCGCACTCTTCTATCAACCTACACACGTGCGTGGCAAGACGACCTCAAGTCAATCTTTGCATATGGAAAAGTATCAGCCGAGCCTCTGGATAACCAAAGTGAAGTGAACCCTGTCACATTAAATTCAACCCAATACGGCATGGCAAATCTACTTTGGTCTGTAACACCAAACCTGACACTCGGTGGGGAATACAGCTACTCAAAGTACAAACTTTACGACAGCACAGAGCGTGATAACCACCGCGTCATGCTAGGTATGAACTGGCAATACTGA